A region of Lagenorhynchus albirostris chromosome 20, mLagAlb1.1, whole genome shotgun sequence DNA encodes the following proteins:
- the TMEM94 gene encoding transmembrane protein 94 isoform X2 — protein MPPFHTPASPLCVGGFGLTVEDGSWAGGGLDYEGEAPLALGLSTQKALSILKEQLEAVLDGHLKERKKSLTWKELWRSSFLHHSNRCSCFHWPGASLMLLAVLLLLGCYGGQPAGSHGVELVNASALFLLLLLNLVLIGRQDRLKRREVERRLRGIIDQIQDALRDGKEIKWLDAMYPDLHMPFAPSWSLHWAYRDGHLVNLPVSLLVEGDIIALRPGQESFASLRGIKDDEHIVLEPGDLFPPFSPPPSPRGEVKKGPQNPQQHRLFRVLETPVIDNIRWCLDMALSRPVTALDNERFTVQSVMLHYAVPVVLAGFLITNALRFMLNAPGVTTWQYTLLQLQVNGVLPILPLLFPVLWVLATACGEARVLAQMSKASPSSLLAKFSEDTLSSYTEAVSSQEMLRCIWGHFLRVIQGTSPTLSHSSSLLHSLGSVTVLCCVDKQGILSWPNPSPETVLFFSGKVEPPHSSHEDLTDDLSTRSFCHPEVEEEPRERDALLAGSLNPTLHLSNEQESGNWPGDGPKAPEPSSHHRAHGRSKHLSGSSVSFSRDTEGGEEDPGKTQHGLEGEPYEAEDFVCDYHLEMLSLSQDQQNPSCIQFDDSNWQLHLTSLKPLGLNVLLNLCNASVTERLCRFSDHLCNIALQESHSTVLPVHVPWGLCELARLIGFTPGAKELFKQGNHLALYRLPSAETMKETSLGRLSCVTKRRPPLSHMISLFIKDTTTCTEQMLSHGTADVVLEACTDFWDGADIYPLSGSDRKKVLDFYQRACLSGYCSAFAYKPMSCALSSQLNGKCIELVQAPGRSSIFTTCELPSTVPIKLSARRGSWSSDGIGEVLEKEDCMQALSGQIFMGMVSSQYQARLDIVRLIDGLVNACIRFVYFSLEDELKSKVFAEKMGLETGWNCHISLTPNGDMPGSEIPPSSPSHTGSLHDDLNQVSRDDAEGLLLMEEEGHSDLISFQPTDSDLPSFLEDCNRAKLPRGIHQVRPHLQNIDNVPLLVPLFTDCTPETMCEMIKIMQEYGEVTCCLGSSANLRNSCLFLQSDISIALDPLYPSRCSWETFGYATSTSMAQASDGLSPLQLSGQLNSLPCSLTFRQEETISVIRLIEQARHATYGIRKCFLFLLQCQLTLVVIQFLSCLVQLPPILSTTDILWLSCFCYPLLSISLLGKPPHSSIMSMATGKNLQSIPKKTQHYFLLCFLLKFSLTISSCLICFGFTLQSFCDSSRVRNLTNCSSIMLPSHADTAPAWFDDFANGLLPAQKLAAALTVLHTVFISITHVHRTKPLWRKSPLTNLWWAVTVPVVLLGQVVQTAVDLQLWTHRDSRVHFGLEDVPLLTWLLGCLSLVLVVVTNEIVKLHEIRVRVRYQKRQKLQFETKLGMNSPF, from the exons ATGCCCCCGTTCCACACACCCGCTTCCCCGCTTTGTGTCGGAGGCTTTGGGTTAACGGTTGAAGATGGAAGCTGGGCTGGAGGCGGCTTGGATTACGAG GGCGAGGCTCCCTTGGCCCTGGGCCTGTCCACCCAGAAGGCCCTCAGCATCCTGAAGGAGCAGCTGGAGGCGGTGCTGGACGGACACCTAAAAGAACGGAAGAAAAGTCTCACATGGAAG gaGCTGTGGAGAAGCAGCTTCCTGCACCACAGTAACCGCTGCTCCTGTTTCCACTGGCCCGGCGCCTCACTCATGCTCCTGGccgtgctgctgctgctgggctgCTACGGGGGCCAGCCGGCTGGCAG CCACGGGGTGGAGCTGGTGAACGCCTCTGCGCTCTTCCTCTTGCTGCTCCTCAACCTTGTCCTCATTGGGCGGCAAGATCGCCTGAAGCGCCGAGAGGTAGAACGGAGACTCCGAGGGATCATTGACCAAATCCAAG ATGCCCTCAGGGATGGCAAGGAGATCAAGTGGCTAGATGCCATGTACCCAGACCTCCACATGCCCTTTGCACCATCCTGGTCCCTACACTGGGCCTACAGAGATGGACATCTCGTCAACCTGCCAGTTAGCCTGTTGGTAGAAGGAGACATCATAGCTCTGAGGCCTGGCCAAGAATCGTTTGCTTCTCTGAGGGGGATCAAG GATGATGAGCACATCGTCTTGGAGCCGGGAGACCTGTTTCCACCTTTCtctccgcccccctccccccggggAGAAGTGAAGAAAGGGCCACAGAACCCCCAGCAGCACCGGCTCTTCCGCGTCCTCGAGACCCCTGTGATTGACAACATCAG GTGGTGCCTGGACATGGCCCTGTCCCGCCCAGTCACCGCTCTGGACAACGAGAGGTTCACGGTGCAGTCAGTGATGCTGCACTACGCGGTGCCCGTGGTCCTG GCTGGCTTCCTCATCACCAACGCCCTGCGCTTCATGCTGAATGCCCCTGGTGTCACGACCTGGCAGTACACCCTCCTCCAGCTGCAG GTGAATGGCGTCCTGCCCATCCTCCCCTTGCTCTTCCCTGTGCTCTGGGTCCTGGCAACTGCCTGTGGAGAAGCCCGTGTCCTGGCCCAGATGAGCAAGGCTTCCCCCAGCTCCCTG CTGGCCAAGTTCTCGGAGGACACTCTGAGCAGCTATACCGAAGCCGTCTCCTCTCAG GAGATGCTGCGCTGCATTTGGGGCCACTTCCTGCGGGTGATCCAGGGGACGTCTCCTACGCTGAGCCACAGCTCCAGCCTGCTGCACAGCCTGGGCTCCGTCACG GTCCTGTGCTGTGTGGACAAACAGGGGATCCTGTCATGGCCCAACCCCAGCCCGGAGACCGTGCTGTTCTTCAGCGGAAAGGTGGAGCCCCCGCACAGCAGCCATGAGGACCTAACGGATGACCTGTCCACGCGCTCCTTTTGCCATCccgaggtggaggaggag CCCCGTGAACGAGACGCCCTCCTGGCCGGCTCCCTGAACCCTACCCTGCACCTTTCCAATGAGCAGGAGAGCGGCAACTGGCCAGGCGATGGCCCCAAGGCCCCCGAGCCCTCCTCTCACCACAGAGCTCACGGCCGCAGCAAACACCTGTCCGGCTCCAGCGTGAGCTTCAGCAGGGACACAGAGGGCGGTGAAGAAGACCCCGGCAAG ACCCAGCACGGGCTGGAGGGCGAGCCCTATGAGGCCGAGGACTTCGTGTGTGACTACCACCTGGAGATGCTGAGCCTGTCCCAGGACCAGCAGAATCCCTCCTGCATCCAGTTCGATGACTCCAACTGGCAGctccacctcacctccctcaagCCCCTGGGCCTCAACGTGCTGCTGAACCTGTGCAACGCCAGCGTCACCGAGCGGCTGTGCCGGTTCTCAGACCACCTGTGCAACATCGCCCTGCAGGAGAGCCACAGCACCGTGCTGCCCGTGCACGTGCCCTGGGGCCTCTGCGAGCTCGCCCGCCTCATTG GCTTCACTCCCGGGGCCAAGGAGCTCTTCAAGCAGGGGAACCACCTTGCGCTCTACCGCCTCCCCAGCGCCGAGACCATGAAGGAGACCTCGCTGGGGAGGCTCTCCTGTGTCACCAAGCGGCGGCCCCCGCTCAGCCACATGATCAGCCTCTTCATCAAGGACACCACCACCT GCACAGAACAGATGCTGTCCCACGGCACGGCCGACGTGGTCTTGGAGGCCTGCACAGACTTCTGGGATGGAGCCGACATCTACCCTCTTTCGGGTTCCGACAG AAAGAAAGTGCTGGATTTCTACCAGCGAGCCTGCCTGTCTGGTTACTGCTCTGCCTTCGCCTACAAGCCCATGAGCTGTGCCCTGTCGTCCCAGCTCAACGGCAAGTGCATCGAGCTGGTGCAGGCGCCCGGCCGGAGCAGCATCTTCACCACGTGCGAGCTGCCCAGCACCGTTCCCATCAAGCTGAGTGCCCGCCGCGGCAGCTGGAGCTCAGACG GGATCGGGGAGGTGCTGGAGAAGGAAGACTGCATGCAGGCCCTGAGCGGGCAGATCTTCATGGGCATGGTGTCCTCCCAGTACCAGGCCCGGCTGGACATCGTGCGCCTCATCGACGGGCTGGTCAACGCCTGCATCCGCTTCGTCTACTTCTCTTTGGAGGATGAGCTCAAAAGCAAG GTGTTTGCAGAAAAGATGGGCCTGGAGACGGGCTGGAATTGTCACATCTCCCTCACGCCCAATGGTGACATGCCCGGCTCTGAGATCCCCCCCTCCAGTCCTAGCCACACTGGATCCCTGCACGATGACCTGAATCAGG TGTCCCGAGATGATGCGGAAGGGCTCCTCCTAATGGAGGAGGAGGGTCACTCGGACCTCATTAGCTTCCAGCCCACCGACAGCGACCTCCCCAGCTTCCTGGAGGACTGCAACCGG GCCAAGCTGCCCCGGGGCATCCACCAGGTGCGGCCCCACctgcagaacatcgacaatgtgCCCCTGCTCGTGCCCCTCTTCACCGACTGCACCCCCGAGA CCATGTGTGAGATGATCAAGATCATGCAGGAATATGGGGAGGTGACCTGCTGCCTGGGCAGCTCTGCCAACCTGCGGAACAGCTGCCTCTTCCTCCAGAGCGATATCAG CATTGCCCTGGATCCCCTGTACCCGTCCCGCTGCTCCTGGGAGACCTTTGGCTACGCCACCAGCACCAGCATGGCCCAGGCCTCGGACGGCCTTTCTCCTCTGCAGCTCTCGGGGCAGCTCAACAGCCTGCCCTGCTCCCTGACCTTCCGCCAGGAGGAGACCATCAGCGTCATCCGGCTCATCGAGCAG GCTCGGCACGCCACCTACGGCATTCGCAAGtgcttcctcttcctgctgcagTGCCAGCTGACTCTCGTGGTCATCCAG TTCCTCTCTTGCCTCGTCCAGCTGCCGCCAATCCTGAGCACCACCGATATCCTGTGGCTGTCCTGCTTTTGCTACCCTCTGCTCAG CATCTCTTTGCTGGGGAAGCCCCCCCATAGCTCCATCATGTCTATGGCAACGGGGAAAAACCTCCAGTCCATTCCTAAGAAG ACGCAGCACTACTTCCTGCTCTGCTTCTTGCTCAAGTTCAGCCTCACCATCAGCTCGTGCCTCATCTGCTTTGGCTTCACACTGCAGAGCTTCTGCGACAGCTCCCGGGTCCGTAACCTCACCAACTGCTCCTCCATCATGCTGCCCAG CCACGCCGACACGGCTCCAGCCTGGTTTGACGACTTCGCCAACGGGCTGCTGCCGGCTCAGAAGCTCGCCGCCGCCCTGACCGTCCTGCACACTG TCTTCATCTCCATCACCCACGTGCATCGCACCAAGCCCCTGTGGAGAAAGAGCCCCTTGACAAACCTCTGGTGGGCGGTGACCGTGCCCGTGGT GTTGCTGGGGCAGGTGGTCCAGACAGCAGTGGACCTGCAGCTGTGGACACACAGGGACAGCCGCGTCCACTTTGGCCTGGAGGACGTGCCTCTGCTGACGTGGCTCCTGGGCTGCCTCTCCCTGGTCCTCGTGGTGGTCACCAACGAGATCGTGAAGCTGCACGAGATTCG GGTCCGGGTCCGCTACCAGAAGCGACAGAAACTGCAGTTTGAAACTAAGCTGGGCATGAACTCTCCCTTCTGA
- the TMEM94 gene encoding transmembrane protein 94 isoform X1, with product MPPFHTPASPLCVGGFGLTVEDGSWAGGGLDYEGEAPLALGLSTQKALSILKEQLEAVLDGHLKERKKSLTWKELWRSSFLHHSNRCSCFHWPGASLMLLAVLLLLGCYGGQPAGSHGVELVNASALFLLLLLNLVLIGRQDRLKRREVERRLRGIIDQIQDALRDGKEIKWLDAMYPDLHMPFAPSWSLHWAYRDGHLVNLPVSLLVEGDIIALRPGQESFASLRGIKDDEHIVLEPGDLFPPFSPPPSPRGEVKKGPQNPQQHRLFRVLETPVIDNIRWCLDMALSRPVTALDNERFTVQSVMLHYAVPVVLAGFLITNALRFMLNAPGVTTWQYTLLQLQVNGVLPILPLLFPVLWVLATACGEARVLAQMSKASPSSLLAKFSEDTLSSYTEAVSSQEMLRCIWGHFLRVIQGTSPTLSHSSSLLHSLGSVTVLCCVDKQGILSWPNPSPETVLFFSGKVEPPHSSHEDLTDDLSTRSFCHPEVEEEPRERDALLAGSLNPTLHLSNEQESGNWPGDGPKAPEPSSHHRAHGRSKHLSGSSVSFSRDTEGGEEDPGKTQHGLEGEPYEAEDFVCDYHLEMLSLSQDQQNPSCIQFDDSNWQLHLTSLKPLGLNVLLNLCNASVTERLCRFSDHLCNIALQESHSTVLPVHVPWGLCELARLIGFTPGAKELFKQGNHLALYRLPSAETMKETSLGRLSCVTKRRPPLSHMISLFIKDTTTCTEQMLSHGTADVVLEACTDFWDGADIYPLSGSDRKKVLDFYQRACLSGYCSAFAYKPMSCALSSQLNGKCIELVQAPGRSSIFTTCELPSTVPIKLSARRGSWSSDEGIGEVLEKEDCMQALSGQIFMGMVSSQYQARLDIVRLIDGLVNACIRFVYFSLEDELKSKVFAEKMGLETGWNCHISLTPNGDMPGSEIPPSSPSHTGSLHDDLNQVSRDDAEGLLLMEEEGHSDLISFQPTDSDLPSFLEDCNRAKLPRGIHQVRPHLQNIDNVPLLVPLFTDCTPETMCEMIKIMQEYGEVTCCLGSSANLRNSCLFLQSDISIALDPLYPSRCSWETFGYATSTSMAQASDGLSPLQLSGQLNSLPCSLTFRQEETISVIRLIEQARHATYGIRKCFLFLLQCQLTLVVIQFLSCLVQLPPILSTTDILWLSCFCYPLLSISLLGKPPHSSIMSMATGKNLQSIPKKTQHYFLLCFLLKFSLTISSCLICFGFTLQSFCDSSRVRNLTNCSSIMLPSHADTAPAWFDDFANGLLPAQKLAAALTVLHTVFISITHVHRTKPLWRKSPLTNLWWAVTVPVVLLGQVVQTAVDLQLWTHRDSRVHFGLEDVPLLTWLLGCLSLVLVVVTNEIVKLHEIRVRVRYQKRQKLQFETKLGMNSPF from the exons ATGCCCCCGTTCCACACACCCGCTTCCCCGCTTTGTGTCGGAGGCTTTGGGTTAACGGTTGAAGATGGAAGCTGGGCTGGAGGCGGCTTGGATTACGAG GGCGAGGCTCCCTTGGCCCTGGGCCTGTCCACCCAGAAGGCCCTCAGCATCCTGAAGGAGCAGCTGGAGGCGGTGCTGGACGGACACCTAAAAGAACGGAAGAAAAGTCTCACATGGAAG gaGCTGTGGAGAAGCAGCTTCCTGCACCACAGTAACCGCTGCTCCTGTTTCCACTGGCCCGGCGCCTCACTCATGCTCCTGGccgtgctgctgctgctgggctgCTACGGGGGCCAGCCGGCTGGCAG CCACGGGGTGGAGCTGGTGAACGCCTCTGCGCTCTTCCTCTTGCTGCTCCTCAACCTTGTCCTCATTGGGCGGCAAGATCGCCTGAAGCGCCGAGAGGTAGAACGGAGACTCCGAGGGATCATTGACCAAATCCAAG ATGCCCTCAGGGATGGCAAGGAGATCAAGTGGCTAGATGCCATGTACCCAGACCTCCACATGCCCTTTGCACCATCCTGGTCCCTACACTGGGCCTACAGAGATGGACATCTCGTCAACCTGCCAGTTAGCCTGTTGGTAGAAGGAGACATCATAGCTCTGAGGCCTGGCCAAGAATCGTTTGCTTCTCTGAGGGGGATCAAG GATGATGAGCACATCGTCTTGGAGCCGGGAGACCTGTTTCCACCTTTCtctccgcccccctccccccggggAGAAGTGAAGAAAGGGCCACAGAACCCCCAGCAGCACCGGCTCTTCCGCGTCCTCGAGACCCCTGTGATTGACAACATCAG GTGGTGCCTGGACATGGCCCTGTCCCGCCCAGTCACCGCTCTGGACAACGAGAGGTTCACGGTGCAGTCAGTGATGCTGCACTACGCGGTGCCCGTGGTCCTG GCTGGCTTCCTCATCACCAACGCCCTGCGCTTCATGCTGAATGCCCCTGGTGTCACGACCTGGCAGTACACCCTCCTCCAGCTGCAG GTGAATGGCGTCCTGCCCATCCTCCCCTTGCTCTTCCCTGTGCTCTGGGTCCTGGCAACTGCCTGTGGAGAAGCCCGTGTCCTGGCCCAGATGAGCAAGGCTTCCCCCAGCTCCCTG CTGGCCAAGTTCTCGGAGGACACTCTGAGCAGCTATACCGAAGCCGTCTCCTCTCAG GAGATGCTGCGCTGCATTTGGGGCCACTTCCTGCGGGTGATCCAGGGGACGTCTCCTACGCTGAGCCACAGCTCCAGCCTGCTGCACAGCCTGGGCTCCGTCACG GTCCTGTGCTGTGTGGACAAACAGGGGATCCTGTCATGGCCCAACCCCAGCCCGGAGACCGTGCTGTTCTTCAGCGGAAAGGTGGAGCCCCCGCACAGCAGCCATGAGGACCTAACGGATGACCTGTCCACGCGCTCCTTTTGCCATCccgaggtggaggaggag CCCCGTGAACGAGACGCCCTCCTGGCCGGCTCCCTGAACCCTACCCTGCACCTTTCCAATGAGCAGGAGAGCGGCAACTGGCCAGGCGATGGCCCCAAGGCCCCCGAGCCCTCCTCTCACCACAGAGCTCACGGCCGCAGCAAACACCTGTCCGGCTCCAGCGTGAGCTTCAGCAGGGACACAGAGGGCGGTGAAGAAGACCCCGGCAAG ACCCAGCACGGGCTGGAGGGCGAGCCCTATGAGGCCGAGGACTTCGTGTGTGACTACCACCTGGAGATGCTGAGCCTGTCCCAGGACCAGCAGAATCCCTCCTGCATCCAGTTCGATGACTCCAACTGGCAGctccacctcacctccctcaagCCCCTGGGCCTCAACGTGCTGCTGAACCTGTGCAACGCCAGCGTCACCGAGCGGCTGTGCCGGTTCTCAGACCACCTGTGCAACATCGCCCTGCAGGAGAGCCACAGCACCGTGCTGCCCGTGCACGTGCCCTGGGGCCTCTGCGAGCTCGCCCGCCTCATTG GCTTCACTCCCGGGGCCAAGGAGCTCTTCAAGCAGGGGAACCACCTTGCGCTCTACCGCCTCCCCAGCGCCGAGACCATGAAGGAGACCTCGCTGGGGAGGCTCTCCTGTGTCACCAAGCGGCGGCCCCCGCTCAGCCACATGATCAGCCTCTTCATCAAGGACACCACCACCT GCACAGAACAGATGCTGTCCCACGGCACGGCCGACGTGGTCTTGGAGGCCTGCACAGACTTCTGGGATGGAGCCGACATCTACCCTCTTTCGGGTTCCGACAG AAAGAAAGTGCTGGATTTCTACCAGCGAGCCTGCCTGTCTGGTTACTGCTCTGCCTTCGCCTACAAGCCCATGAGCTGTGCCCTGTCGTCCCAGCTCAACGGCAAGTGCATCGAGCTGGTGCAGGCGCCCGGCCGGAGCAGCATCTTCACCACGTGCGAGCTGCCCAGCACCGTTCCCATCAAGCTGAGTGCCCGCCGCGGCAGCTGGAGCTCAGACG AAGGGATCGGGGAGGTGCTGGAGAAGGAAGACTGCATGCAGGCCCTGAGCGGGCAGATCTTCATGGGCATGGTGTCCTCCCAGTACCAGGCCCGGCTGGACATCGTGCGCCTCATCGACGGGCTGGTCAACGCCTGCATCCGCTTCGTCTACTTCTCTTTGGAGGATGAGCTCAAAAGCAAG GTGTTTGCAGAAAAGATGGGCCTGGAGACGGGCTGGAATTGTCACATCTCCCTCACGCCCAATGGTGACATGCCCGGCTCTGAGATCCCCCCCTCCAGTCCTAGCCACACTGGATCCCTGCACGATGACCTGAATCAGG TGTCCCGAGATGATGCGGAAGGGCTCCTCCTAATGGAGGAGGAGGGTCACTCGGACCTCATTAGCTTCCAGCCCACCGACAGCGACCTCCCCAGCTTCCTGGAGGACTGCAACCGG GCCAAGCTGCCCCGGGGCATCCACCAGGTGCGGCCCCACctgcagaacatcgacaatgtgCCCCTGCTCGTGCCCCTCTTCACCGACTGCACCCCCGAGA CCATGTGTGAGATGATCAAGATCATGCAGGAATATGGGGAGGTGACCTGCTGCCTGGGCAGCTCTGCCAACCTGCGGAACAGCTGCCTCTTCCTCCAGAGCGATATCAG CATTGCCCTGGATCCCCTGTACCCGTCCCGCTGCTCCTGGGAGACCTTTGGCTACGCCACCAGCACCAGCATGGCCCAGGCCTCGGACGGCCTTTCTCCTCTGCAGCTCTCGGGGCAGCTCAACAGCCTGCCCTGCTCCCTGACCTTCCGCCAGGAGGAGACCATCAGCGTCATCCGGCTCATCGAGCAG GCTCGGCACGCCACCTACGGCATTCGCAAGtgcttcctcttcctgctgcagTGCCAGCTGACTCTCGTGGTCATCCAG TTCCTCTCTTGCCTCGTCCAGCTGCCGCCAATCCTGAGCACCACCGATATCCTGTGGCTGTCCTGCTTTTGCTACCCTCTGCTCAG CATCTCTTTGCTGGGGAAGCCCCCCCATAGCTCCATCATGTCTATGGCAACGGGGAAAAACCTCCAGTCCATTCCTAAGAAG ACGCAGCACTACTTCCTGCTCTGCTTCTTGCTCAAGTTCAGCCTCACCATCAGCTCGTGCCTCATCTGCTTTGGCTTCACACTGCAGAGCTTCTGCGACAGCTCCCGGGTCCGTAACCTCACCAACTGCTCCTCCATCATGCTGCCCAG CCACGCCGACACGGCTCCAGCCTGGTTTGACGACTTCGCCAACGGGCTGCTGCCGGCTCAGAAGCTCGCCGCCGCCCTGACCGTCCTGCACACTG TCTTCATCTCCATCACCCACGTGCATCGCACCAAGCCCCTGTGGAGAAAGAGCCCCTTGACAAACCTCTGGTGGGCGGTGACCGTGCCCGTGGT GTTGCTGGGGCAGGTGGTCCAGACAGCAGTGGACCTGCAGCTGTGGACACACAGGGACAGCCGCGTCCACTTTGGCCTGGAGGACGTGCCTCTGCTGACGTGGCTCCTGGGCTGCCTCTCCCTGGTCCTCGTGGTGGTCACCAACGAGATCGTGAAGCTGCACGAGATTCG GGTCCGGGTCCGCTACCAGAAGCGACAGAAACTGCAGTTTGAAACTAAGCTGGGCATGAACTCTCCCTTCTGA